One window of the Microvirga mediterraneensis genome contains the following:
- the paaD gene encoding 1,2-phenylacetyl-CoA epoxidase subunit PaaD, whose product MIDSLTRPDPDQIRRWLDEVPDPEVPAVSVMDLGIVRDVQWDGDELVVAITPTYSGCPATSVIAFEIEVALRARGIERLRVERRLSPPWTTDWITPEGRRRLEAYGIAPPAESAGGPSPFDRFLRKPLVIACPRCKSENTERVSEFGSTPCKAQYRCRDCLEPFDYFKCI is encoded by the coding sequence ATGATCGACAGCCTGACACGACCGGACCCGGATCAGATCAGACGCTGGCTGGACGAGGTTCCCGACCCGGAGGTGCCCGCCGTCTCGGTCATGGATCTCGGCATCGTTCGCGATGTGCAATGGGACGGCGACGAGCTCGTCGTCGCGATCACCCCGACCTATTCGGGCTGTCCCGCGACAAGCGTCATCGCGTTCGAGATCGAAGTCGCCCTGCGTGCGCGAGGAATCGAACGCCTGCGCGTCGAGCGTCGCCTTTCGCCGCCCTGGACGACGGATTGGATCACCCCGGAAGGGCGGCGTCGTTTGGAGGCCTACGGGATCGCGCCGCCTGCCGAGAGTGCCGGCGGGCCATCGCCCTTCGACCGCTTCCTGCGCAAGCCTCTGGTGATCGCCTGCCCGCGCTGCAAGTCCGAAAATACCGAACGGGTGAGCGAATTCGGGTCGACGCCGTGCAAGGCGCAGTACCGGTGCCGGGATTGCCTCGAACCTTTCGACTACTTCAAATGCATTTGA
- the paaC gene encoding 1,2-phenylacetyl-CoA epoxidase subunit PaaC: protein MNDQDALFEYLLRLGDNALILGHRLSEWCGHSPALEEDLALSNVALDLIGQTQLWLNLAGEVEGKGRDADRLAYLRDARDFRNVLLVEQPNGDFAATMARQFYFDAWHYLLLRELTGSKDSRIAEIAAKSLKEITYHLERSRDWVLRLGDGTEESRRRMQAAVDDLWMYTGELFDNDEIDRAMVQDGLGPDLATLHEPWLGLVRATAKEATLSLPQPGWAQKGGRRGIHSEHLGYILADLQFLQRAYPNATW, encoded by the coding sequence ATGAACGACCAGGACGCTCTCTTCGAGTATCTGCTGCGCCTTGGGGACAATGCCCTGATCCTGGGGCATCGCCTGTCGGAATGGTGCGGGCATTCGCCGGCCCTCGAGGAGGACCTGGCGCTCTCCAACGTCGCCCTCGACCTCATCGGGCAGACGCAGCTGTGGCTGAACCTCGCAGGCGAGGTGGAGGGCAAGGGACGGGACGCCGACAGGCTCGCCTATCTCCGCGATGCGCGCGATTTTCGCAATGTCCTGCTCGTCGAGCAGCCGAACGGCGATTTTGCCGCCACGATGGCGCGCCAGTTCTATTTCGATGCCTGGCATTACCTGCTGCTGCGGGAGCTGACCGGTTCGAAGGATTCCCGCATCGCCGAGATTGCCGCGAAGAGCCTCAAGGAAATCACCTATCACCTCGAGCGGAGCCGGGACTGGGTTCTGCGCCTCGGCGACGGGACGGAGGAGAGCCGTCGCCGGATGCAGGCGGCCGTCGACGATCTGTGGATGTATACGGGTGAGCTGTTCGACAACGACGAGATCGACCGGGCCATGGTCCAGGACGGCTTGGGGCCCGACCTCGCGACGCTGCACGAACCCTGGCTCGGGCTCGTCCGGGCGACGGCCAAGGAGGCGACGCTGAGCCTCCCGCAACCCGGCTGGGCCCAAAAGGGCGGAAGGCGCGGCATCCATTCCGAGCATCTCGGCTACATCCTGGCGGATCTCCAATTCCTGCAGCGGGCCTATCCCAACGCCACGTGGTAA
- the paaB gene encoding 1,2-phenylacetyl-CoA epoxidase subunit PaaB, whose product MTDKKEWPLWEVFIRSQHGLAHRHVGSLHAPDAEMAIMNARDVYTRRNEGVSIWVVKASDIAASSPGEKGPLFDPANSKVYRHPTFYEIPEELGHM is encoded by the coding sequence ATGACCGACAAGAAGGAATGGCCTCTCTGGGAGGTGTTCATCCGCAGCCAGCACGGCCTGGCCCACCGCCACGTGGGCAGCCTGCATGCGCCGGATGCCGAGATGGCGATCATGAATGCGCGTGACGTCTATACGCGCCGCAACGAGGGCGTCAGCATCTGGGTCGTGAAGGCGTCCGACATCGCGGCGAGTTCGCCCGGCGAAAAGGGTCCGCTGTTCGATCCCGCCAACAGCAAGGTCTATCGCCACCCGACCTTCTACGAGATTCCCGAAGAGCTGGGGCATATGTGA